The stretch of DNA AGTGATCCATTGGGGGGAGGAGCTTTTGGTCGTGTCAATGTCGGCTCATTGCTTTTTGAGGGGCAAAGCAGTGATGAAAAGAAACTCATCAATGTTTCTATTAGCTCCGAGGCAAGCAATGCTTCTGCTCTTAAAGATGATTCACTCTTTTTGCTTCGAGAGGGGAAAGTTACGCTGGTTGACACAGAGAGTGGGATCAAAAAGAAAACAGGAAATGCTAAATATGAAAATCTGACTTTAGAAGATGTGAGTGTGGATAAGGGTGGATATACTTCAATCACTCTAACTCCAGAGATTCAGATGGCAAAAACCCAATTGGGCGAGGAGATCGCCAAAAAGCTCAATTTGGGGATTTCTGTTAGTCAAACAACGATTACAGAATTGATGGAAAGCATTAAGGATTCTAACAATAAGCAAGTGATGGAAAAAATCTTTTCAGATTCTATTAATAGTTTGATTGTTGAGAGTATTTTGCAAAGCAGTGACAATGTCTTTAAGGTGGGGATTGCTGAGTATATTTCTTCGGGCAATGTTGAAGTGGTTGATACAAGTTTGCGCTATATGCGGGAGGCATTTCAGGGAGCGACACAAGGGATTTATGCAAGTGATAAGATCGCCCAAGAGCTCAAAATGATCCGCAACTCAAATCTTGAAAATCGTATGGTGCGCAGTGGGAATCCTTATGTTTCAAAGACAGAGATTGCTCACTTGCTTCAATCTTTGAGTGGAGTGAGATATGCCAATGAGGATGATGGAATCTTGCTTGATGAGGGGTATAGTGGTCCAGATTATGGTGCTTTGTGGGCGAGTTATGAGGGAGCGATAAGTTTTGGAACTCTTGAAAATGCAAGTGTAAATGGTCTAAGTGCGGGATATGATACGCTTGTAGGGGATTTGAAAGAGTATTTGATCGGATTTTATGCTCATTATGGATATGGGACTTATGGATCAAACTTTATTCAGAATGCTTCTCATAATTTTGGATTAGGGTTTTATTCAAGGATGACGTTTGGAAGCAATGAAGTAGATGTTGTGCTTTCTCAAAGTGTCGGACTCAATCAAAGTCGCCTCAATCTTGGAGCTTCTCAAGCTCTTACTGTGCAATATTTGAATCAAAACCTCAAATATAATTTTTATATCACCGATGCGCAAGTGCGCTATGGATATTTGATCGCTGTGGGTGAGGAAGAAAGTCCGTTTTATTTCAAGCCTTTTGGGGGAGTGGATTTTGGATTTACTTTTAATGGTGAGGCGCGGGGTGATGGTGTAGCCTCGATTCAGATTGAGAAAGCTACTCACTTTCAACTCAATCTTTCTCTTGGGCTTGAGATGAAGAAATATTTCAATGAAGGCTCTTATATTTATCTCTTGCCTGTTTTAGAAAAGGGATTGTTTAATGATGGGAATGTTTTAAATCTTGGTTTTACAGGAGCACCAAAGATTCCTTATGCGCAAGTCTATCAAGTCGATACATCTGTTGGGCTATATGCTGGAGGACAAGGAAGTGTGGGGAATAATGTCTCGATCACTGGAGGGTTGGGGGTTAAGATGGATGTTGAAAACAAGGATGTTTTGACAAACTGGAATATTGGTTTTAAATATAAATTTTAATTAAAAAAGTTGGGGTGGGATAAAACTTCATTCATTCAGTAATTGAAATTTTTTTGTTTTTTGTGTGGGATTTTGCTTTGGAAAATGTTTGGGTGGAAATTGAAGATAGGAATTTTTTGAAAAATATTCCTTAAGGATTTTGACCTTTTGAGAAATATCTTGATAGTATGCTTCTGCAAGTTGATTTCTTCCTTTGCTTTTCTCCCAGCTAAAGCCTTTGTTGTAGGACTTAATGATTGCTTTCCAATCATTGTTTCTGATTTTTTTCCAATACAGTAATTCCTCTAGGGCAATTTGTGATGCAAACTCCATATCTCTAATCAATCTTTCGGCAACAACATTGCGTTTAAAGGAGGTGTTTTTGGTTTTGTAATGCCTTTTGATGACGCCTGGAAGATGGGCATGGTAAATCCCAGCACTTGGATCATCAAAGTTGATGCGATAAAGCCCAGCACATGATTCTTTCCAAGCAATCGCTGCCATTGTATAGCCTAGATCGTGTTTTTTGCCATAATGGTAAGCATAGTGGATAGTGTTGATTTGAGATTGATCAAAAAGCGTGATGTCTTTGCATGAATCGGCATAAAGAAAAAAAGATAAAAAGATCAAGATTCTAAGACACTTCACGCTTAAATTTTCCTTTTTAGGTGGGCTTTTGTTAAAATTAAGAAAGACAAAGATCGACTAAAGGATGGAAAGTTGAAACAGAATCTATTAATAGAAATTTTATGTGAAGAACTGCCTGCAATTCCCTTTCTTAAAGAAGAAAAGCATATCCTAAAAAAGTGGGAAATGATTCTTGATGAGTATCATTTGAGTGCAAAATTTGATTTTTTTTATACTCCTCGTCGATTGGTGCTTGTGAGTGAGGATTTTCCAGAGAGGCAAGAAGATCAAGAGGTGGAGTTTTTTGGTCCTCCTGTTGCGATTGCTTATATTGATGGTGATAAAACAAAGGGTTTAAGCAAAGCAGGGGAAAGTTTTTTGAAAAAATGCCATGCTCAAAGTGTGGAAGAAATCCAAAAGGATGGGAAGAAAGTTTTGTATTTTGCACAAACTCTTCAGGGAAAGAGTGTGCAAGATTTGCTTGGAGAAATGATTCTTAAATGGCTTGAGAGCTTGCAATTTGGAAAAAGTATGAGATGGGGGAATTTAGAATCTTCTTTTATTCGCCCAATTCGTAGTGTTGTTGCTTTGTTTGGTCAAAAACCAATCGAGTTTGAACTTTTTGGAGTGAAGAGTGGAAGCCATACATTTATTCATCGTGATTATGGTTTTGATCCAAGGAGTTTTGAAAGTCTTGATGAGTATTTTAAGATTCTTCAAGAGGGGGGAGTGATTTTAGATCCACAGAAGAGAAGAGAAAAGATTCTTCAAGAAATGAGAGAAATTGAGATTCAAAGGGATGTAGAAATTGAACTTGATGAAGAGCTACTTTGTGAAGTTGTGGCGATTACAGAATCCCCAAGGGCTGTTTATGGAGAATTTGATCGGGAGTTTTTGGAACTTCCTCAAGAGGTGATTATTACTTCGATGAAGGAAAATCAGCGTTATTTTGCTCTCTATCAAAATGGAAAACTCCATCATGGCTTTATTGTTGTGATTAATTCAATGAGCGATGATACCGGGTTAATAATTGAGGGGAATCAAAAAGTTTTGCGTGCGCGATTGAGTGATGCGATGTTTTTCTATCACAATGATTTGAAAAGGCCTCTTGCTAGTTATGATTTGAGCAAAGTTACTTTTGTTGAGGGGCTTGGGAGTATGGCAGATAAGATTGAGCGTGAAAAGGCTATTGCAGCATTTTTATCCAAAAACAATGCAGAAGTGCTTGAGGCTGTCACAATCTCAAAATCAGATTTATTAAGCGAGATGGTGGGCGAATTTCCTGAGCTTCAAGGGGTGATGGGAGAGTATTATGCGCAGGCTGAGGCAAATGCAGGTGTAGAAAATCGCAACCAAGCAATTGCACTTGCTTTAAGGGAACAATATATGCCAAATGGAGAAGAGGATAGTCTTCCCACAAGTGAAATTGGGGCGTTTTTGGCATTGAGTTATCGGCTTGATTCTTTGTTGGCGTTATTTAGTGTTGGAAAAATTCCTAGTGGATCAAAAGATCCTTATGGTTTGCGTCGAAGTGGTAATGCTGTGTTGAAGATCTTGCAAGCTCATTGCATTGCTTTGAGTAAAGATGACATATATCAGCTTGCGAAAAATTATCAATCTTTTGATGTGGAAAAATTATGG from Helicobacter kayseriensis encodes:
- the glyS gene encoding glycine--tRNA ligase subunit beta yields the protein MKQNLLIEILCEELPAIPFLKEEKHILKKWEMILDEYHLSAKFDFFYTPRRLVLVSEDFPERQEDQEVEFFGPPVAIAYIDGDKTKGLSKAGESFLKKCHAQSVEEIQKDGKKVLYFAQTLQGKSVQDLLGEMILKWLESLQFGKSMRWGNLESSFIRPIRSVVALFGQKPIEFELFGVKSGSHTFIHRDYGFDPRSFESLDEYFKILQEGGVILDPQKRREKILQEMREIEIQRDVEIELDEELLCEVVAITESPRAVYGEFDREFLELPQEVIITSMKENQRYFALYQNGKLHHGFIVVINSMSDDTGLIIEGNQKVLRARLSDAMFFYHNDLKRPLASYDLSKVTFVEGLGSMADKIEREKAIAAFLSKNNAEVLEAVTISKSDLLSEMVGEFPELQGVMGEYYAQAEANAGVENRNQAIALALREQYMPNGEEDSLPTSEIGAFLALSYRLDSLLALFSVGKIPSGSKDPYGLRRSGNAVLKILQAHCIALSKDDIYQLAKNYQSFDVEKLWMFLTERMEGVLRINASILRSVINGRETDLKKMMQKALALFEVFEEEEKESMLSTFKRVANITKEIGGDPKEIDLSLFQETQEMELYQALQRIKAQPQSDLKGYIKALFSLKAPLNDFFDSVMVNAEDEKIRENRKNLIYAIYWMFLEIGDIKEITG